One part of the Peromyscus leucopus breed LL Stock chromosome 19, UCI_PerLeu_2.1, whole genome shotgun sequence genome encodes these proteins:
- the LOC114686174 gene encoding protocadherin beta-4-like isoform X1, whose product MEKLERIHPNRQVIPFLFMLVLVQVCSEPTIRYSILEETESGSFVAHLAKDLGLRSGDLSARSARVVCDDYKQRLLLDPENGDLLLREKLDREELCASVDPCVLHFQVSLEKPVQYFQGELLIQDINDHSPEFSDKEMLLKIPENSQPGTLLPLSLAQDLDVGSNGLQQYTVIPNSHFHVLTRNHTEGKKYPELVQDRALDREQQAELSLTLIAMDGGSPPRSGTAMVRILILDINDNAPEFVNTPYEVQVLESSPPGSPVLTVLAQDADAGTFGRVSYGLFQASDEIQQTFSINEVTGEIRLRKKLDFEKIKSYRVQIEAIDGGGLSGKGSVVIEVVDVNDNAPELTISSLISSVPENAPETIISIFRVGDRDSGKNGKVVCSIPENLPFILKSTFKNFYTLVTESPLDRESRAEYNITITVTDMGTPRLTTQHTITVQVSDINDNAPAFTQTSYTLFVQENNSPALHIGTISATDSDSGSNAHITYSLLPTHDPQLALDSLISINANNGQLFALRALDYEALKTFEFHVGATDQGSPVLSSQALVRVLVLDANDNAPFVLYPLQNASVPCTELLPRAAEPGYLVTKVVAVDRDSGQNAWLSFQLLKATEPGLFSVWAHNGEVRTSRLLSERDAPKHRLLLVVKDNGDPPRSASVTLQVLLVDGFSQPYLPLPEVSRDPAQDNDDLLTLYLVIALASVSSLFLLSVLLFVGVRLCRRARAASLGGSSVPEGHFPGHLVDVSGTGTLSQSYQYEVCLTGDSGIGEFKFLKPMIPELLVQDPGRDLKENLHCRDSFVFS is encoded by the coding sequence ATGGAGAAGCTAGAGAGAATTCACCCAAACAGGCAAgtgattcctttcctttttatgctGGTTTTGGTTCAGGTTTGCAGTGAGCCAACAATTCGATACTCTATcctggaggaaacagaaagtggaTCCTTTGTAGCCCATCTGGCCAAGGATCTGGGCCTGAGATCTGGGGACCTGAGTGCCCGGTCTGCACGGGTGGTGTGTGATGATTACAAGCAGCGTTTGCTGCTGGATCCTGAGAATGGGGATCTGCTTCTGAGGGAGAAACTAGATCGGGAAGAGTTGTGTGCCTCTGTGGATCCCTGTGTGCTGCATTTCCAGGTGTCCCTTGAAAAGCCAGTGCAGTATTTTCAAGGAGAATTACTGATCCAGGACATAAATGACCACTCACCAGAATTCTCAGACAAAGAAATGCTCTTGAAAATACCAGAAAACAGCCAGCCAGGCACTCTGTTACCACTAAGTTTAGCCCAGGACTTGGATGTGGGCAGCAATGGGCTTCAACAATACACAGTCATCCCCAACTCTCATTTTCATGTCCTCACTCGGAATCATACTGAAGGCAAGAAATACCCAGAGTTGGTGCAGGACAGAGCCCTGGACAGAGAGCAACAGGCAGAGCTGAGTTTGACCCTCATAGCTATGGATGGTGGCTCTCCACCTAGGTCAGGAACAGCCATGGTTAGAATCCTGATCCTGGACATCAATGACAATGCCCCTGAATTTGTGAACACCCCCTATGAGGTGCAGGTCCTGGAGAGCAGTCCCCCAGGCTCcccagtcctgactgtcctagcaCAGGATGCAGATGCTGGCACCTTTGGGAGAGTTTCCTATGGCTTGTTCCAAGCATCAGATGAAATTCAACAAACCTTCTCAATAAATGAAGTCACAGGAGAAATACGATTGAGAAAGAAACTggattttgaaaaaattaaatcttaccGTGTACAAATCGAGGCCATAGATGGAGGTGGTCTTTCTGGGAAGGGGTCGGTGGTGATAGAGGTGGTGGATGTGAACGACAATGCCCCAGAGCTGACCATATCTTCACTGATCAGCTCAGTCCCAGAAAATGCTCCTGAGACCATAATCAGCATCTTCAGAGTTGGAGACAGGGATTCCGGAAAGAATGGAAAGGTGGTTTGTTCTATTCCAGAAAACCTGCCATTCATCCTAAAATCCACTTTCAAGAATTTCTACACCCTGGTGACAGAGAGTccactggacagagagagcagagctgagTACAACATCACCATCACAGTCACTGACATGGGCACACCCAGGCTCACAACACAGCACACCATAACAGTGCAGGTCTCTGACATCAATGACAATGCCCCAGCCTTCACACAAACCTCCTACACCCTGTTTGTCCAGGAGAACAACAGCCCCGCCCTGCACATAGGCACCATCAGCGCCACAGACTCAGACTCAGGCTCCAATGCCCACATCACCTACTCTCTGCTGCCCACCCACGACCCACAGCTGGCCCTCGACTCGCTCATCTCGATCAATGCCAACAACGGGCAGCTGTTCGCACTCAGGGCGCTGGACTATGAGGCCCTGAAGACCTTCGAGTTCCACGTGGGCGCCACAGACCAAGGCTCTCCTGTGCTCAGCAGCCAGGCACTGGTGCGTGTGCTGGTGCTGGACGCCAACGACAATGCGCCCTTCGTGCTCTACCCGCTGCAGAACGCCTCTGTGCCCTGCACAGAGCTGCTGCCCAgggcggcagagccaggctaCCTGGTCACCAAGGTGGTGGCAGTGGACCGCGACTCTGGACAGAAtgcctggctgtccttccagctgCTCAAGGCCACGGAGCCCGGGCTGTTCAGCGTGTGGGCTCACAATGGCGAGGTGCGCACCTCCAGGCTGCTGAGTGAGCGCGATGCTCCCAAGCACAGGCTGCTTCTGGTGGTCAAGGACAATGGAGATCCTCCAAGGTCAGCCAGTGTCACTCTGCAGGTGCTGCTGGTGGATGGCTTCTCTCAGCCCTACCTGCCTTTGCCAGAGGTGTCGCGCGACCCCGCGCAGGACAATGACGACTTGCTCACACTGTACCTGGTCATTGCCTTggcttctgtgtcttctctcttcctgttgtctgtgctgCTGTTTGTGGGGGTGAGGCTGTGCAGGAGGGCCAGGGCGGCCTCTCTGGGTGGCTCTTCTGTGCCTGAGGGACACTTTCCTGGTCACCTGGTGGACGTCAGCGGTACTGGGACCCTTTCTCAGAGCTACCAGTATGAGGTATGTCTAACTGGGGACTCTGGGATTGGTGAGTTCAAGTTCCTTAAACCTATGATCCCAGAGCTGTTGGTTCAGGATCCTGGGAGAGACCTTAAAGAAAATCTCCACTGCAGGGATAGCTTTGTGTTCAGCTGA